In Isoptericola variabilis 225, the genomic window GCAGCTCCTCGAGGTAGTCGGCGGCGATCTCGCCTTCCTCCTCGAGCTGCTTCGTGCGGTCCCGATCGTTCTCGACCGCGGCGTCGGTACCCATCAGCTGATCCGTCCTCTCCTCGCCCACGAGGTCATTTCCGCTTCTGCCGGCTCTTGCGCTTGGGCTGCTGGCGCTGGCCCCGCGGCTTCTCCGGCTCGTCCGCCGGCTGCTCCTCCACGACGATGCCCTTGGCGGCAGCCTTTGCCGCGCGCTTCTCGTTGAGGATGCGCTCCGCCTCCGAACCGGGGGCCGGCATACGCTTGATGGTGTAGAACTGCTGGCCCATCGACCAGAGGTTGGTCACGGTCCAGTAGATGAGGACACCGACCGGGAAGTTCACGCCCGAGATCAGGAAGATGACCGGCAGGACGTACAGCATCATCTTCTGCGTGCTGGCCATCGGGCCCTCGAGGGCCGCCTTGGGCATGTTCTTCATGGTCAGCTGGCGCTGCGTGAAGAACGTCGTGGCGCTCATCGCGACGATGAGGAACAGGATGACGCCGCGCGCGAGCCAGTCGTCGGTCCGCATGAAGATGTCGGACAGCTGGGCGCCGAACAGGGTGGAGCTCTCGATGTCGCTCGCGACGCTCTGGTCGATCGGTCCGATCGAGTCGCGCGAGTACTCCCCCTCGGAGATCGCCTGGAGGCTGTT contains:
- the yidC gene encoding membrane protein insertase YidC: MDFFAFLYPIEWVVAWIMYGSHTLFTTLGLASGPGIAWVLSIVALVIVIRIVMIPLFFKQIKASRGMQMMQPELQAVQKKYKGKTDPASREAMTRETMELYKKHGTNPFASCLPILLQSPVFFALFRVLNSLQAISEGEYSRDSIGPIDQSVASDIESSTLFGAQLSDIFMRTDDWLARGVILFLIVAMSATTFFTQRQLTMKNMPKAALEGPMASTQKMMLYVLPVIFLISGVNFPVGVLIYWTVTNLWSMGQQFYTIKRMPAPGSEAERILNEKRAAKAAAKGIVVEEQPADEPEKPRGQRQQPKRKSRQKRK